From Nymphaea colorata isolate Beijing-Zhang1983 chromosome 6, ASM883128v2, whole genome shotgun sequence, a single genomic window includes:
- the LOC116255597 gene encoding uncharacterized oxidoreductase At1g06690, chloroplastic has product MTLQLSNASFAFFLQRKGRRCSVRALSSAEVGVTKAGTEAEKVKVGGSELKVTKLGIGAWSWGDTSYWNNFEWDDRKMKAAKAAFNASVDEGITFFDTAEVYGSRMSFGAESSETLLGRFIEERKKVDSIEIDVATKFAALPWRLGRESVVAALKDSLSRLGLSSVGLYQLHWPGLWGNKGYIDGLGDAVEKGLVKAVGVSNYSEKRLREAYDQLKKRGIPLASNQVNYSLLYRLPEENGVKATCDELGITLIAYSPIAQGVLTGKYTPANPPTGPRGRIYTPDFLTTIQPLLGRIKEIGQRYEKTPTQVVLNWLIAQDNVIPIPGAKNGEQAKEFAGALGWRLSNEEVAELRSLASEIKPVIGFPVEKL; this is encoded by the exons ATGACATTGCAACTGAGCAATGCCAGCTTTGCATTCTTCCTTCAAAGAAAAGGTCGTCGCTGCAGCGTGAGAGCGCTGTCGTCCGCCGAGGTTGGCGTTACGAAAGCAGGAACAGAGGCGGAGAAGGTGAAAGTTGGTGGATCTGAACTTAAGGTGACGAAGCTTGGGATTGGAGCATGGTCGTGGGGAGATACCAGCTACTGGAACAACTTTGAGTGGGATG ATAGGAAGATGAAAGCAGCTAAAGCGGCCTTTAATGCTAGTGTGGATGAGGGAATTACCTTTTTCGACACAGCTGAAGTGTATGGATCGAGG ATGAGCTTCGGTGCTGAGAGTTCTGAAACTTTGCTTGGAAG ATTTATAGAAGAACGAAAGAAGGTGGACTCGATAGAGATTGATGTTGCAACTAAATTTGCTGCATTACCCTGGCGTCTCGGCCGGGAAAGTGTCGTTGCTGCCCTGAAAGACTCTTTATCCCGCCTTGGTCTTTCTTCTGTTGGGCTATATCAACTTCACTG GCCAGGGTTATGGGGAAACAAAG GTTATATTGACGGACTTGGGGATGCTGTTGAGAAGGGCCTTGTGAAGGCTGTTGGCGTCTCAAACTACAGTg AGAAAAGACTAAGAGAAGCCTATGACCAGCTAAAGAAAAGAGGCATTCCCTTGGCCTCAAACCAGGTGAATTACAGCCTTCTGTACAGACTTCCGGAGGAGAATGGAGTGAAGGCTACATGCGATGAACTGGGCATCACATTGATTGCCTATTCGCCAATAGCTCAAG GAGTTCTCACAGGGAAGTATACACCTGCAAACCCTCCTACTGGCCCTCGAGGTCGGATATACACACCCGATTTTCTAACCACG ATCCAGCCTCTATTGGGAAGAATCAAGGAAATTGGTCAGCGTTACGAGAAAACCCCCACACAG GTGGTGCTGAACTGGCTAATAGCTCAGGATAATGTTATACCCATACCTGGAGCAAAGAATGGAGAGCAGGCAAAGGAATTTGCAGGAGCGCTTGGTTGGAGACTTTCAAATGAAGAGGTTGCTGAGCTAAGATCGTTGGCATCTGAAATAAAACCCGTTATTGGTTTTCCAGTAGAAAAGCTGTAG
- the LOC116256543 gene encoding AAA-ATPase At3g28580-like, which translates to MEPPQSWANWGSVLASFMFIAAFAKDFLPFSPRSLIKRISHKLFDFLYPYAEIRIDEQSRDWLRSSSKVFDLVSVYLAANSSKSARKLRANLDKDSENLNLSMDVYQEITDEYSGVTVWWSSHTSSSRPSPFPFYSETEERRYYILAYNKRHRELIINSYLKHVFNAAKAIEVKNRRRKLFTNMPTRDHDSFSSRKRAWSSVVFEHPASFDTLAMDHDKKAEILEDLDFFKNGKDYYAKIGKTWKRGYLLYGPPGTGKSTLIAAIAKHMDYDVYDLELTAVKSNTELRKLLIDTSSKSIIVIEDIDCSLDLTAERKNKKREEDAPDGGEKQKIPRMDYSERDESKVTLSGLLNFIDGLWSSCGEERLIIFTTNHIEKLDPALIRTGRMDKHIEMSYCTYEGFTVLAKNFLNLEDHSLLDEVKKLIENERVEVTPADVAERLMPRTRHEKDSRTPCLEKAIEFMKKAKEEKMKKEKDGDPQESTVDDDGLTASSEGGD; encoded by the exons ATGGAGCCTCCCCAATCATGGGCGAATTGGGGCTCTGTTCTTGCCTCCTTCATGTTCATTGCCGCCTTCGCCAAAGACTTCCTTCCCTTCTCCCCCCGCAGCCTAATTAAAAGGATCTCCCACAAGCTGTTTGATTTCCTCTACCCTTACGCGGAGATTCGAATCGACGAGCAGAGCCGCGACTGGTTAAGAAGCAGCAGCAAGGTCTTCGACCTCGTCTCCGTCTACCTCGCCGCCAATTCCTCCAAGTCCGCAAGGAAACTCAGGGCCAATTTGGACAAAGACAGTGAGAACCTCAATTTGAGTATGGATGTGTACCAAGAGATCACGGATGAGTACAGTGGCGTCACCGTGTGGTGGTCGTCTCACACCAGCTCTTCTCGGCCCTCGCCCTTCCCCTTCTACTCTGAGACAGAGGAGCGCAG GTACTATATCCTCGCCTACAATAAGCGACACAGGGAACTAATAATAAACTCCTATCTCAAGCATGTTTTCAATGCGGCCAAAGCCATTGAAGTTAAGAACAGGCGCAGGAAGCTCTTCACCAACATGCCAACCAGAGATCATGATTCCTTTTCATCCAGGAAACGTGCATGGAGCTCTGTGGTGTTTGAGCACCCTGCTTCATTTGACACACTAGCAATGGATCATGACAAGAAAGCTGAGATCTTGGAAGATCTTGATTTCTTCAAGAACGGAAAGGATTACTACGCAAAGATTGGGAAAACATGGAAGCGCGGTTACTTGCTCTATGGTCCCCCTGGAACTGGTAAATCCACACTCATTGCGGCCATAGCCAAGCATATGGATTATGATGTCTATGACCTCGAGCTCACTGCTGTGAAGAGCAACACTGAATTGAGGAAGCTCTTGATCGACACGAGCAgcaaatcaatcattgtaaTTGAAGACATAGATTGCTCTTTGGATCTGACGGCTGAACGGAAGAACAAGAAGAGGGAAGAGGATGCGCCTGATGGCGGTGAAAAGCAGAAGATTCCCAGAATGGATTACTCAGAGAGGGATGAGAGCAAGGTGACACTATCGGGGCTGCTCAACTTCATCGATGGATTGTGGTCTTCATGCGGGGAGGAAAGACTCATAATCTTCACCACGAACCACATTGAGAAGCTGGATCCTGCCCTCATCAGGACAGGCAGGATGGACAAGCACATTGAGATGTCTTACTGCACCTATGAGGGGTTCACTGTTCTGGCCAAGAACTTCTTGAATTTGGAGGACCACTCTCTGTTAGATGAAGTAAAGAAGCTCATTGAGAATGAGAGGGTGGAGGTGACCCCAGCAGATGTTGCAGAGAGATTGATGCCAAGGACCAGACATGAGAAAGACAGCAGGACTCCCTGTCTAGAGAAGGCGATCGAATTCATGAAGAaggcaaaagaggaaaagatgaagaaagagaaagatggtGATCCACAAGAATCCACAGTAGATGATGATGGCCTCACTGCTAGCAGTGAAGGGGGTGATTAG